The following proteins are co-located in the Deinococcus detaillensis genome:
- a CDS encoding ABC transporter substrate-binding protein, protein MTKFATKLFALTALTLLGSVASAASIRDQICADGVFNAGVKYDSPPFGFVDENGDVTGFDVDLVKEIGKDLTEVCKKPIKVVLKQVTSKNRIEFVQNGTVDIAASTATATYGRMDTVDFSNTYFLDGQRLLVPAGSPIKSTRDLAGKRVGTAQGSTSELNLKAAAPKSNVVSLQQYTDAFTALQQGRVDAVSTDSTILLGLKASAPDPSKYAIVGPFFSSEPYGMILKQNDSKWRNFVNESLSRTGADGTYKKIFTKWFGPKTKYALPDPKRAQEIPAQFPVRR, encoded by the coding sequence ATGACCAAATTCGCCACCAAATTGTTTGCCCTTACTGCGTTGACCCTACTCGGCAGCGTTGCCTCCGCCGCCTCTATCCGCGATCAGATTTGCGCTGACGGCGTCTTCAACGCTGGTGTCAAATACGACAGCCCGCCTTTCGGCTTCGTGGACGAGAACGGCGACGTGACCGGCTTTGACGTCGATCTGGTCAAGGAAATCGGCAAAGACCTGACCGAAGTTTGCAAAAAGCCTATCAAAGTGGTCCTCAAGCAGGTCACCAGCAAAAACCGGATCGAGTTCGTGCAAAACGGCACCGTCGATATCGCCGCCTCCACCGCCACCGCCACCTACGGGCGGATGGACACGGTGGACTTTTCCAACACCTACTTCCTCGACGGTCAGCGCCTGCTGGTTCCGGCGGGCAGCCCGATCAAGAGTACCCGCGACTTGGCAGGCAAGCGGGTCGGCACCGCGCAGGGCAGCACTTCCGAACTCAACCTCAAGGCCGCCGCGCCCAAGTCCAACGTCGTGAGCCTTCAGCAGTACACCGACGCCTTCACTGCCCTCCAGCAGGGCCGTGTCGACGCCGTCAGCACTGACAGCACCATTTTGCTGGGCCTCAAGGCCAGTGCGCCTGATCCCAGCAAGTACGCCATCGTCGGGCCGTTTTTCAGCTCCGAGCCGTACGGCATGATCCTCAAGCAAAACGACAGCAAGTGGCGTAACTTCGTCAACGAAAGCCTCAGCCGCACCGGGGCCGACGGCACCTACAAAAAGATCTTTACCAAGTGGTTTGGCCCCAAAACCAAGTACGCCTTGCCCGATCCCAAGCGTGCTCAGGAAATTCCCGCGCAGTTCCCTGTGCGCC